A single window of Leeuwenhoekiella sp. MAR_2009_132 DNA harbors:
- a CDS encoding DUF6268 family outer membrane beta-barrel protein: MNIRNLLVALLVTITSQAQNYIDLANLSYSTTPQNDFENSEESTAVNELEFQFTFPKVLDQKNTFISNVMIESNALRLDPTYRKKTTLASLSLALGLNHKYSDRLAITYLIIPKIASDLDLITSDGFQLGGLALATLKKNENFSWKMGLYANTEEFGLFLVPYAGFYYLSPSKRFEAYITTINGDINFMLTNKINIGGDVNGLTSSYALSDPYFGSTTEYFAKNTTEFFAYLRYPLYKGLYLKAKAGYSITRTYKVFKESDQVDLGLSLFYLGDDRNQLNTPLAKGALFKLELLYRFNL, from the coding sequence ATGAATATTAGAAACCTCTTAGTAGCCTTGCTGGTAACAATCACCTCGCAGGCACAAAACTATATAGATCTGGCAAATCTTTCCTATTCTACAACACCTCAAAATGATTTTGAAAATTCTGAAGAATCAACGGCTGTAAATGAGCTTGAATTTCAATTTACGTTTCCGAAGGTTTTAGACCAAAAAAACACATTTATATCTAATGTAATGATAGAATCTAATGCATTACGCTTAGATCCTACTTACCGTAAGAAAACTACATTAGCCTCTCTTAGTTTAGCTCTGGGCTTAAATCATAAGTATTCAGACCGTTTAGCGATAACGTATTTAATAATTCCTAAAATAGCCTCAGACCTTGATTTAATAACTTCAGATGGTTTTCAATTAGGAGGTTTGGCGTTGGCTACGTTAAAGAAGAATGAAAATTTTAGCTGGAAAATGGGTTTATATGCAAACACAGAAGAATTTGGTCTATTTCTGGTACCCTATGCAGGATTTTACTATTTGAGCCCTAGCAAACGTTTTGAAGCCTATATAACTACGATTAACGGAGATATCAATTTTATGCTTACCAATAAAATAAATATAGGTGGCGATGTAAACGGACTAACATCTAGCTATGCCTTGTCAGATCCCTATTTTGGTTCTACAACCGAATATTTTGCAAAAAATACAACCGAGTTTTTTGCATACCTACGCTATCCCCTATATAAAGGATTGTATTTAAAAGCCAAAGCTGGCTACTCAATAACCCGAACTTATAAAGTCTTTAAAGAAAGTGATCAGGTAGATTTAGGATTGAGCCTTTTCTATCTGGGTGACGACCGAAATCAACTGAACACACCTTTAGCTAAAGGTGCGTTGTTTAAATTAGAATTACTCTATAGATTTAATCTTTAG
- the lpxD gene encoding UDP-3-O-(3-hydroxymyristoyl)glucosamine N-acyltransferase: MINFSLEQISTLLSAKQLGNSSQQFTGLNHLEKASNDQISFIGSSKYAKLYNNSKAGAIVISENLAHLVSGEIPLLVVPNADLAMAKLLSLFEPDAPYIEADIHPLATVHHSATIGKDASIGAGCYIGANVIIGDEVVIYPNVTILDDSTIGTKTIIWPGTVIRERSQIGAYCILHNNVSIGADGFGYRPSEDGRGLIKIVHIGNVILGNGVEIGANSCVDRAKFDSTIIGDGCKIDNLVQIGHNCILGKCCIMAGHSGLAGSVTLGDGVIIGGSASIKDHTTIHSGAVIAAGSGVMGDVAAGKTMLGYPATESRDKLREWAAVRKLGRS; this comes from the coding sequence ATGATCAACTTCTCATTAGAGCAAATTAGCACTTTACTTTCTGCCAAACAATTAGGTAATTCTAGCCAACAGTTTACCGGGCTTAACCATTTAGAGAAAGCATCAAATGATCAGATAAGTTTTATAGGATCTAGTAAATACGCAAAATTATACAACAATTCAAAAGCAGGTGCGATTGTAATTAGTGAAAACCTGGCACACCTGGTTTCTGGTGAAATTCCTTTATTAGTCGTACCTAATGCAGATCTGGCAATGGCAAAATTATTGTCTTTATTTGAACCCGATGCACCTTATATCGAGGCTGATATACATCCGCTTGCGACCGTACATCATTCTGCTACAATAGGAAAAGATGCATCTATAGGGGCAGGCTGTTATATAGGCGCTAACGTTATAATTGGGGATGAAGTAGTGATTTATCCTAATGTGACGATACTAGATGATTCTACAATAGGTACTAAAACTATAATTTGGCCGGGTACAGTAATAAGAGAGCGTTCTCAAATAGGCGCATATTGTATTTTACATAACAATGTTAGCATAGGTGCAGATGGTTTTGGTTACAGACCTAGTGAAGACGGTCGTGGTCTAATTAAAATTGTACATATAGGTAATGTAATTCTTGGTAATGGGGTAGAGATAGGCGCTAATTCTTGTGTAGATCGTGCAAAATTTGATTCTACCATTATTGGCGATGGCTGTAAAATAGATAATCTGGTACAAATAGGACACAACTGTATTTTAGGTAAATGCTGTATAATGGCAGGTCATAGTGGTTTAGCCGGTTCTGTTACCCTAGGCGATGGCGTTATAATTGGCGGAAGCGCTTCAATTAAAGACCATACAACAATTCATTCTGGAGCTGTAATTGCTGCCGGATCTGGTGTAATGGGTGATGTCGCTGCAGGTAAAACTATGCTGGGCTACCCTGCAACAGAATCTCGCGATAAGCTGAGAGAATGGGCTGCAGTACGTAAACTGGGTAGAAGCTAA